From Pseudomonas poae, the proteins below share one genomic window:
- the urtC gene encoding urea ABC transporter permease subunit UrtC, with amino-acid sequence MNDMTETPLTRSSTSTPTPRRLRAGLLPLLERHSLIWLSLLLLVILPLSLGDFRLGLAGKYLSLAFCAVGMVMIWGYGGILSLGQGIFFGLGSYMMAMYLKLEATATDEAASALAAFYGSALPDFMIWNSVDALPWWWKPFESATFTFAAILILPALLAFVFSYAYFKKRVGGVYFSIITLSLAAIMSIMIIGQQGYTGGVNGLTDFKTAFGLSLQTPQTPWILYLITSLLLLGCVALCGFILRSRLGKVVVAIRDREDRVRFSGYNTALFKAFIFAVAALISALGGVMFTLQVGLASPSLVGIIPSTEIVIYAALGGRLSLVGAVYGTLLIGVAKTYLSENFVNFWQYFIGFLFMGVVLFLPTGLAGLLQRLGHNKQEVQS; translated from the coding sequence ATGAACGATATGACTGAGACGCCCCTCACCCGTTCCAGCACTTCGACGCCGACCCCGCGCCGGCTGCGCGCCGGGTTGCTGCCATTGCTCGAGCGCCACAGCCTGATCTGGCTGTCGCTCCTGTTGCTGGTGATATTGCCCCTGAGCCTGGGCGACTTTCGCCTGGGCCTGGCCGGCAAATACCTGAGCCTGGCGTTTTGCGCCGTGGGAATGGTGATGATCTGGGGGTACGGCGGGATACTCAGCCTGGGTCAGGGCATCTTCTTTGGCCTTGGCAGCTACATGATGGCGATGTATCTGAAACTGGAAGCCACGGCCACCGACGAAGCGGCGAGCGCGCTCGCCGCCTTCTACGGCTCGGCGTTGCCGGACTTCATGATCTGGAACAGCGTCGACGCTCTGCCCTGGTGGTGGAAACCTTTCGAGTCAGCGACATTCACCTTTGCGGCGATCCTCATCCTCCCGGCATTGCTCGCATTTGTGTTCAGCTACGCGTACTTCAAGAAGCGCGTAGGCGGCGTGTACTTCTCGATCATCACCCTGTCGTTGGCAGCGATCATGTCAATCATGATCATCGGCCAGCAAGGCTACACCGGCGGGGTCAACGGCCTGACCGACTTCAAGACCGCCTTTGGCCTGAGCCTGCAAACGCCTCAGACGCCCTGGATTCTGTACCTGATCACCAGCCTGTTGCTGCTGGGCTGCGTGGCGTTGTGCGGGTTCATCCTGCGCAGCCGGCTGGGCAAAGTAGTGGTGGCGATCCGTGACCGCGAGGACCGCGTACGGTTTTCCGGCTACAACACGGCGCTGTTCAAAGCATTCATCTTTGCCGTGGCGGCGCTGATCTCGGCGCTCGGCGGGGTGATGTTCACCCTGCAGGTCGGCCTTGCGTCGCCGTCGCTGGTGGGCATCATCCCCTCGACCGAAATCGTCATTTACGCTGCCCTTGGCGGGCGTCTGTCGCTGGTCGGTGCGGTGTACGGCACGCTATTGATTGGCGTGGCCAAGACTTATCTGTCGGAAAATTTCGTCAACTTCTGGCAGTACTTCATCGGTTTTCTGTTCATGGGCGTGGTGCTGTTCTTACCGACCGGGCTGGCCGGTTTGCTGCAACGCCTTGGCCACAACAAACAAGAGGTGCAGTCATGA
- the ureG gene encoding urease accessory protein UreG: MSTAFNAVTQPQAHPGAARVGIGGPVGSGKTRLLEQLIPRFIARGTELAIITNDLATREDAERVQRSGLIDPQRVLAVETGACPHTAIREDPTLNLQMADELEARFENLDLILIESGGDNLASTFSLDLVDYWIFVIDVAGGDDIPRKRGPGVLSCDLLVVNKYDLAPYVGVDLPRMRRESAEARNGRPVLFTNCATGDGVDAVVDAISRAVLFDRP; encoded by the coding sequence ATGAGCACTGCATTCAATGCCGTAACGCAGCCGCAAGCCCATCCCGGTGCCGCGCGCGTCGGGATCGGCGGCCCGGTCGGTTCGGGCAAGACACGCCTGCTGGAGCAACTGATTCCGCGCTTCATCGCACGCGGCACCGAGCTGGCCATCATCACCAACGACCTGGCGACCCGCGAGGACGCCGAACGGGTGCAGCGCAGCGGCCTGATCGACCCACAACGGGTGCTCGCGGTGGAAACCGGCGCCTGCCCGCACACGGCGATCCGTGAAGACCCGACGCTGAACCTGCAAATGGCCGATGAACTGGAAGCGCGATTCGAGAACCTGGACCTGATCCTGATTGAGTCCGGCGGCGATAACCTGGCCTCGACCTTCTCGTTGGATCTGGTGGATTACTGGATCTTTGTCATTGATGTCGCCGGCGGCGATGACATCCCGCGCAAACGAGGGCCTGGCGTATTGAGCTGTGATCTGCTGGTGGTCAACAAATACGATCTGGCGCCCTATGTGGGCGTTGATCTGCCACGCATGCGTCGCGAATCAGCCGAAGCCCGCAACGGCCGGCCCGTGCTGTTCACCAACTGCGCTACGGGTGACGGGGTCGACGCGGTAGTCGACGCCATCAGCCGTGCCGTGTTGTTTGACCGACCATGA
- the ureC gene encoding urease subunit alpha — MATMTRKEYAAMYGPTTGDAVRLGDTSLLAEVEFDHSVPGDECLHGGGKTLRDGMGLMPGHDSADGALDMLICNALIIDPVIGIVKGDIGIKDGKIVAIGKAGNPQVMDGVHPQLICGVATTVRDAEGMIITPGGIDVHVHFDSAQLCDHALAAGLTTLIGGSLGPITVGIDCGGEWNVGKMLQASEAWPINFGFLGRGNSSKPESLLGQLRGGCLGLKIHEDWGAMPAVIDTCLKVADKYDFQVQLHTDTLNESGFLEDTLAAIGDRTIHMYHTEGAGGGHAPDIISVAGKSNCIPSSTNPTNPYTVNTFDEHLDMIMVCHHLNPDVPEDVAFAESRVRPQTIAAEDILHDTGAISILGSDSQGMGRINEVICRTWQLASKMKEQRGRLPEEKTALGDNERIKRYIAKYTINAARVFGIDSYIGSLEPGKIADLVLWRPAFFGIKPELVVKGGFIVHGVMGDSAASLYTCEPLIMRPQWGAFGDAKQALSVNFVNRLAVEANTGEKLGLKKALLPAFGTRTLRKSDMLHNDACPDIRVDPQTFDVYADGERLTCEPVSEVPLAQRYMLR; from the coding sequence ATGGCAACGATGACCCGCAAGGAATACGCCGCGATGTACGGCCCCACCACCGGCGACGCCGTGCGCCTGGGAGATACTTCGCTGCTGGCCGAGGTCGAGTTCGACCACTCGGTACCCGGCGATGAATGCCTGCACGGCGGCGGCAAGACACTGCGCGACGGCATGGGCCTGATGCCGGGGCATGACAGCGCAGACGGCGCGCTGGACATGCTGATCTGCAACGCGCTGATCATCGACCCGGTGATCGGCATCGTCAAAGGCGACATCGGCATCAAGGACGGCAAGATCGTGGCCATCGGCAAGGCCGGCAATCCGCAGGTCATGGACGGTGTCCATCCGCAGCTGATCTGCGGCGTCGCAACCACCGTGCGCGACGCTGAAGGCATGATCATTACGCCCGGCGGGATCGATGTGCACGTGCATTTCGACTCCGCGCAACTCTGCGATCACGCGCTGGCGGCGGGCCTGACGACGCTGATCGGCGGCTCGCTCGGGCCGATCACCGTGGGGATCGACTGCGGCGGCGAATGGAACGTCGGCAAGATGCTGCAGGCCTCTGAAGCCTGGCCCATCAATTTCGGCTTTCTCGGCAGGGGCAATTCCAGCAAGCCGGAATCGCTGCTCGGCCAACTGCGTGGTGGTTGCCTGGGGTTGAAGATCCACGAGGACTGGGGCGCGATGCCTGCCGTGATCGATACCTGCCTCAAGGTGGCCGATAAATACGACTTCCAGGTGCAACTACACACCGACACGCTGAATGAATCGGGCTTTCTCGAAGACACACTGGCCGCCATCGGTGACCGCACGATCCACATGTACCACACCGAAGGTGCAGGCGGCGGCCACGCCCCGGACATCATCAGCGTGGCGGGAAAATCCAACTGCATCCCCTCCTCGACCAACCCGACCAATCCGTACACCGTCAACACCTTCGACGAGCATCTGGACATGATCATGGTCTGCCATCACCTCAATCCGGACGTGCCGGAAGACGTGGCGTTCGCGGAATCCAGGGTGCGTCCGCAGACCATCGCCGCCGAAGACATCCTGCACGACACCGGGGCGATTTCGATCCTCGGCTCCGACAGCCAGGGCATGGGGCGCATCAACGAGGTGATCTGCCGCACCTGGCAACTGGCCTCGAAAATGAAAGAGCAACGCGGTCGTTTGCCGGAAGAAAAAACTGCATTGGGCGACAACGAACGCATCAAGCGTTACATCGCCAAGTACACGATCAACGCTGCGCGGGTGTTCGGAATCGACAGTTACATCGGCTCGCTGGAGCCTGGCAAGATCGCTGACCTGGTGCTGTGGCGCCCGGCCTTTTTTGGCATCAAGCCGGAGTTGGTGGTCAAGGGTGGTTTTATCGTGCACGGCGTGATGGGCGACTCGGCAGCCTCGTTGTACACCTGCGAACCGCTGATCATGCGCCCGCAATGGGGGGCCTTTGGTGACGCCAAACAGGCGTTGTCGGTGAATTTCGTCAACCGCCTCGCGGTGGAGGCCAATACCGGCGAGAAGCTGGGCCTGAAAAAAGCCCTGTTGCCGGCCTTCGGCACCCGCACGCTGCGCAAGTCCGACATGCTGCACAACGACGCCTGCCCGGACATTCGCGTCGACCCTCAGACCTTCGATGTGTACGCCGACGGAGAGCGCCTGACCTGCGAGCCGGTCAGCGAAGTGCCCTTGGCCCAGCGTTACATGCTGCGCTGA
- the urtB gene encoding urea ABC transporter permease subunit UrtB: protein MTFDILVMQVFSGFSLFSVLVLMALGLTIVFGLMGVINMAHGELMAMGSYMTYVTSVVFARYFPDYMGWYFVIGIGVAFVVTFAFGFLLERCFIRFMYNRPLDTLLATWGLSLVLQQVFRQVFGPKEVSVPTVQWLQGAWKISEGLELPLNRIFIIGLTLVIAGAVFLFLYRSRWGLRIRAVTQNRAMAGAAGINTARVDAVTFALGCGLAGIAGSSFTMLASTGPVSGQQYLVDTFIVVVFGGVESLLGTFLSAFAIGQTQISLEYLTTGSMAKAITLLVVIVLLFFRPNGLFAAKVRR from the coding sequence ATGACTTTCGATATTTTGGTGATGCAGGTCTTCAGCGGGTTCTCGCTGTTCTCGGTGTTGGTGCTGATGGCCCTGGGGCTGACCATCGTATTTGGCCTGATGGGTGTCATCAACATGGCCCACGGCGAGTTGATGGCAATGGGGTCTTACATGACCTACGTCACGTCGGTTGTGTTTGCGCGCTACTTTCCCGACTACATGGGCTGGTATTTCGTGATCGGCATCGGCGTGGCCTTCGTCGTGACCTTCGCGTTTGGTTTCCTGCTCGAACGCTGCTTTATTCGCTTCATGTACAACCGCCCGCTCGACACGCTTCTGGCCACCTGGGGCCTTTCGCTGGTACTGCAGCAGGTGTTCCGCCAGGTCTTCGGGCCCAAGGAAGTCAGCGTGCCCACGGTGCAATGGCTGCAAGGTGCCTGGAAGATCAGCGAAGGCCTGGAACTGCCGCTCAACCGGATTTTCATCATTGGCCTGACACTGGTCATCGCCGGCGCCGTGTTTCTGTTTTTGTACCGCAGCCGCTGGGGTTTGCGTATCCGCGCGGTGACTCAGAACCGCGCCATGGCCGGGGCGGCCGGCATCAACACTGCCCGCGTCGATGCGGTCACCTTTGCCCTGGGCTGCGGGCTGGCCGGGATCGCCGGCAGCTCGTTCACCATGCTGGCCTCGACCGGCCCGGTGAGCGGCCAGCAGTACCTGGTCGACACCTTCATCGTCGTGGTGTTTGGCGGAGTGGAGAGCTTGCTGGGCACCTTTCTGTCGGCCTTCGCCATCGGCCAGACGCAGATTTCGCTGGAGTACCTCACCACCGGCTCCATGGCCAAAGCCATCACGCTGCTGGTGGTGATCGTGCTGCTGTTCTTCCGCCCCAACGGCCTGTTCGCCGCGAAAGTGAGACGCTGA
- the ureE gene encoding urease accessory protein UreE, whose translation MLILDRILGQASDPALADRLHDLSHAGQVETLSLSASDIQRHRLRLASDRGTDCAIRLERHQQLRNGSVLMLDGQRAIVVQMQDVHFLDLQPRDAAAALELGYFAGNMHWAVRFAGTTLQIPLNGPEADYLERLAPMLADGRVLRL comes from the coding sequence ATGTTGATCCTTGACCGCATTCTGGGCCAGGCCAGCGACCCTGCCCTCGCCGACCGTTTGCATGACCTCAGCCATGCAGGCCAGGTCGAAACGCTCAGCCTGTCGGCCAGCGACATTCAGCGCCACCGCCTGCGCCTTGCCAGTGATCGCGGCACCGACTGTGCGATACGGCTGGAGCGCCATCAGCAACTGCGTAACGGCTCGGTGTTGATGCTCGACGGTCAGCGCGCCATCGTCGTGCAAATGCAGGACGTGCACTTTCTCGACCTGCAACCGCGGGACGCTGCCGCCGCGCTGGAACTGGGGTATTTCGCCGGCAACATGCACTGGGCCGTGCGCTTTGCAGGCACTACGTTGCAGATCCCGCTGAATGGCCCGGAGGCTGATTACCTTGAGCGCCTGGCACCGATGCTCGCGGACGGCCGGGTGCTGCGCCTATGA
- the urtD gene encoding urea ABC transporter ATP-binding protein UrtD translates to MSGLLLSVEDLTVSFDGFKAVDSLNFYVEENQVHVVIGPNGAGKTTLLDMICGKTRPSAGSIRFKDLQLANMIEYQITRAGVGRKFQNPSVYEDLTVRENLDISSPGKRGIFNCLFARKDPALQAEIEQTAEMIFLQDQLGRKAGLLSHGQKQWLEIGMLLMQRPELLLLDEPVAGMSAGEREKTAGLLKRIAKGRAMVIIEHDMEFVKSVADKVTVLHQGKTLAYGSMDQVQNDPRVIDVYLGH, encoded by the coding sequence ATGAGCGGCCTGTTGCTGAGTGTCGAAGACCTCACGGTGTCGTTCGACGGATTCAAGGCCGTGGACAGCCTTAATTTCTATGTCGAAGAAAACCAGGTGCACGTAGTGATCGGTCCTAACGGCGCAGGCAAGACCACCCTGCTTGACATGATCTGCGGCAAAACCCGTCCGAGCGCCGGCAGTATCCGTTTCAAGGACCTGCAACTGGCCAACATGATCGAGTACCAGATCACCCGCGCAGGCGTTGGGCGCAAATTCCAGAACCCTTCGGTGTATGAAGACCTCACCGTGCGCGAGAACCTCGACATCTCATCGCCTGGCAAACGCGGCATTTTCAACTGCCTGTTCGCCCGCAAAGACCCGGCCCTTCAAGCAGAGATCGAGCAGACCGCCGAGATGATTTTCCTGCAAGACCAACTGGGGCGCAAAGCCGGGCTGTTGTCCCACGGGCAAAAGCAGTGGCTGGAGATCGGCATGCTGCTGATGCAACGCCCGGAACTGTTGCTGCTGGACGAGCCGGTTGCCGGCATGAGCGCAGGCGAGCGGGAAAAGACCGCCGGCCTGCTCAAGCGCATCGCCAAGGGCCGCGCCATGGTGATCATCGAGCACGACATGGAGTTCGTGAAGTCAGTGGCTGACAAAGTCACCGTCCTGCACCAGGGCAAGACCCTGGCCTACGGCTCGATGGATCAGGTGCAAAACGATCCTCGCGTCATCGACGTCTACCTGGGGCACTGA
- the urtA gene encoding urea ABC transporter substrate-binding protein: protein MHNDKRRLIKHALLLGAFSLLPFSLVSQVQAADTVKVGIIHSLTGTMAMSEASVVDAEKLAIDEINASGGVLGKTIEPIVEDGASDWPTFAEKARKLLENDHVVATFGAYTSASRKAVLPVFERNKALLYYPTFYEGLEKSPAIIYTGAEASQQTLAAVSWLMANKGKTVYLVGSDYIWPRTTNKLARASVTKQGGSIVGEDYLPLGNIEFSSVINKIKAAKPDIVLSTIVGGSNVAFYKQLKAAGIDSSNQTLMALAVTEEEVTGIGAENLTGFLTCMSYFQSLKNPVNEKFVAAFKARYGEKRVVGDPMAAAYTAVYLWKKAVEKAGSFDVPAVIAASSELTLDAPEGEVKVHKDNHHLWKRARIGTINAQGQVDVIYESAPIEPNPFPKL, encoded by the coding sequence ATGCACAACGACAAACGCCGTTTGATCAAGCATGCCCTGCTGCTGGGCGCCTTCAGCCTGTTGCCGTTTTCCCTGGTCAGTCAGGTGCAGGCAGCCGACACCGTGAAGGTCGGCATCATCCACTCGCTCACCGGCACCATGGCCATGAGTGAGGCCTCGGTGGTGGATGCGGAAAAACTCGCCATCGACGAAATCAACGCCAGTGGTGGCGTGCTCGGCAAGACCATCGAACCGATCGTCGAGGACGGCGCCAGCGATTGGCCGACCTTCGCCGAGAAGGCGCGCAAGCTGTTGGAAAACGATCACGTTGTCGCTACGTTCGGCGCCTACACCTCAGCGTCGCGTAAAGCGGTGTTGCCGGTGTTCGAACGCAACAAGGCGTTGCTGTATTACCCGACGTTCTATGAAGGCCTGGAAAAATCCCCGGCGATCATCTACACCGGCGCGGAAGCATCGCAGCAAACCCTGGCCGCCGTCAGTTGGTTGATGGCCAACAAAGGCAAGACCGTCTACCTCGTCGGCTCCGACTATATCTGGCCGCGCACCACCAACAAGCTGGCGCGGGCGTCGGTGACCAAACAGGGCGGATCCATCGTGGGTGAGGATTACCTGCCCCTGGGCAACATCGAGTTCTCCTCGGTGATCAACAAAATCAAGGCCGCCAAGCCCGACATCGTGCTGTCGACCATCGTCGGTGGCTCAAACGTGGCGTTCTACAAACAACTCAAGGCCGCGGGCATCGACAGCAGCAACCAGACGCTGATGGCGCTGGCCGTCACCGAGGAAGAGGTCACCGGCATCGGCGCCGAAAACCTCACCGGCTTTCTCACGTGCATGAGCTACTTCCAGAGCCTGAAAAACCCGGTCAACGAGAAATTCGTCGCCGCCTTCAAGGCCCGCTATGGCGAGAAACGCGTGGTCGGCGACCCAATGGCTGCCGCGTACACCGCCGTGTACCTGTGGAAAAAAGCCGTGGAAAAAGCCGGCAGTTTCGACGTCCCGGCCGTGATCGCCGCGTCCTCGGAGCTGACCCTAGACGCGCCTGAAGGCGAGGTCAAAGTGCACAAGGACAACCACCACCTGTGGAAGCGCGCGCGCATCGGCACCATCAACGCCCAGGGTCAGGTTGACGTGATCTACGAGTCTGCGCCCATCGAGCCCAACCCTTTCCCGAAACTGTGA
- the urtE gene encoding urea ABC transporter ATP-binding subunit UrtE encodes MLTVNNLNVYYGDSHVLRNLDLTLAPAESLAIMGRNGMGKTTLLRSLVGMLPARSGSITLAGQELSASKSYERVAAGVGFVPQGRMIFPYLTVEENILTGMQGAPAASIPDYIYEYFPVLFEMRRRKGGNLSGGQQQQLAIARALVSNPKVLILDEPTEGIQPSIIKDIARALNLLKKERGFSLIVSEQVLSFAMAVADRYLIIEKGEFVHSEVRETVDRERILRYLTI; translated from the coding sequence ATGCTGACCGTCAATAACCTGAACGTGTATTACGGCGACAGCCATGTGCTGCGCAATCTCGACCTGACCCTCGCACCTGCCGAGTCCCTGGCGATCATGGGCCGCAACGGCATGGGCAAGACCACCCTGCTCAGAAGCCTGGTCGGCATGCTGCCGGCACGTAGCGGCAGCATCACGCTGGCGGGCCAGGAACTCAGCGCCAGCAAGAGCTATGAGCGAGTCGCCGCCGGGGTGGGCTTCGTGCCGCAGGGGCGGATGATTTTTCCGTACCTGACGGTGGAGGAAAACATCCTCACAGGCATGCAGGGCGCCCCAGCCGCATCGATTCCCGACTACATCTACGAGTACTTCCCGGTGCTGTTCGAGATGCGCCGACGCAAAGGCGGCAACCTCTCCGGAGGCCAGCAACAACAGCTGGCGATTGCCCGTGCGTTGGTCTCCAACCCCAAAGTGCTGATCCTGGATGAGCCGACCGAGGGCATTCAGCCCTCGATCATCAAGGACATCGCCCGCGCCCTGAACCTGCTGAAAAAAGAACGGGGGTTTTCGCTGATCGTTTCCGAACAGGTGCTGTCGTTTGCGATGGCGGTGGCCGACCGGTACCTGATCATCGAGAAAGGCGAGTTCGTGCACAGTGAGGTCCGGGAAACCGTCGACCGCGAGCGCATCCTGCGCTACCTGACTATCTGA
- a CDS encoding urease subunit beta produces MLLTPTELERLTLYTAAELSRKRRAKGLRLNFPEASALIADEILEGAREGRSVAELIGFGSTLLNTDDVMPGVADLLPVLQVEGTFPDGTKLVTVHQPIRPGQLPLAVMPTPGEIISPECDIQLNSGRPTTTVRAINTGDRPVQIGSHYHFFEVNKALDFPRADAFGMHLDIPAGTAVRFEPGELREVQLVQFGGTGDIHGFSGLTNGNLHDPACKAIALERARAQQFKGA; encoded by the coding sequence ATGCTGCTGACGCCCACCGAACTTGAGCGGCTGACGCTGTACACCGCCGCCGAACTTTCGCGCAAACGCCGCGCCAAAGGGCTGCGCCTGAACTTTCCGGAAGCCTCGGCGCTGATTGCCGATGAGATACTCGAAGGCGCCCGTGAGGGTCGCAGCGTGGCCGAGCTGATCGGTTTCGGCTCGACGCTCCTCAACACTGACGATGTGATGCCTGGCGTGGCCGATCTGCTGCCGGTGCTGCAGGTGGAAGGTACGTTCCCCGATGGCACCAAACTGGTCACCGTGCATCAGCCGATTCGACCGGGGCAGTTGCCGTTGGCTGTCATGCCGACGCCAGGCGAAATCATCTCGCCCGAGTGCGACATACAGCTCAACAGCGGTCGCCCTACGACTACCGTACGGGCCATCAATACCGGCGACCGGCCGGTGCAAATCGGCAGTCACTACCACTTTTTCGAAGTCAACAAAGCGCTGGATTTCCCGCGCGCCGACGCCTTCGGCATGCACCTGGACATTCCAGCCGGCACTGCCGTGCGTTTTGAGCCGGGGGAGCTGCGCGAAGTGCAGCTGGTGCAATTCGGCGGCACGGGCGACATCCACGGTTTCAGCGGTTTGACCAATGGCAATCTGCACGATCCGGCCTGCAAGGCCATCGCGCTCGAACGGGCACGCGCCCAACAGTTCAAGGGGGCGTGA
- a CDS encoding urease accessory protein UreF yields the protein MSAAPAELRSSLLALQQADSFFPGGAVAWSWGLETLVADARLGQHAAMTDPVPVRRRQRSLQNDRSVQVRAFVEGQLRHRWNSFDRVFLYAAWHAATDVATVMDLDRQIEALTLAEELRQGSRRVGQSLLGVHVALGTPGAAAYQQHVLARATPGHLPVLQGLLWKRLGMQLDHCQLAAAHGLCTGLVSAAVRLGVMGHVDAQRVLTDIQPLLLQLLAQEPLVLDDASGFTPMAEIAVMRHEIQDLRLFAN from the coding sequence ATGAGCGCCGCACCGGCCGAGTTGCGCAGCAGCCTGTTGGCGCTGCAACAGGCAGACAGTTTTTTCCCCGGTGGCGCGGTGGCGTGGTCGTGGGGGCTGGAAACGCTGGTGGCCGATGCACGCCTGGGGCAGCACGCCGCGATGACCGACCCAGTCCCTGTCAGGCGCCGTCAGCGCAGCCTGCAGAATGATCGCAGCGTTCAGGTACGGGCCTTCGTCGAAGGGCAGTTACGCCATCGCTGGAACAGTTTTGACCGGGTGTTTCTGTACGCCGCCTGGCACGCAGCAACTGACGTCGCCACCGTGATGGACCTGGACCGTCAGATAGAGGCTCTGACCCTGGCAGAGGAACTGCGCCAGGGCTCACGTCGCGTTGGCCAATCGTTGCTGGGCGTGCATGTCGCGCTCGGTACACCCGGCGCGGCCGCTTACCAGCAACACGTGCTCGCCCGAGCAACGCCGGGGCATTTGCCGGTGCTGCAGGGGCTGCTGTGGAAACGACTCGGCATGCAACTCGATCACTGCCAACTCGCTGCCGCCCATGGGTTATGCACCGGACTGGTCAGCGCCGCTGTGCGCCTGGGCGTCATGGGGCATGTGGATGCGCAGCGGGTGCTCACGGACATCCAGCCCCTGCTGCTGCAACTGCTGGCTCAGGAACCGCTCGTCCTCGACGACGCCAGCGGCTTTACCCCCATGGCCGAGATCGCCGTGATGCGTCACGAAATCCAGGACCTCCGTCTTTTCGCCAATTGA
- a CDS encoding transporter substrate-binding domain-containing protein — protein MVDQSIRIGGLFSDTGVTAAAEGSTMRGAQFAIAQINAAGGVDGRPLQLITRNPDSTPALYAMHIEALIREEHLRFFFGCYTSAARKAALPIVERYDALLLYPVYYEGFEYSRNIIYTGATPNHNALPLGNYMLDNFGNRVLMIGSEYVYPYETNRLMSDLLYERGGTKLGEYYLPLKNARPEDFAKLMVKAKELKPSFIFSTVVGETMGHLYQAYADAGFDPAVMPIASLTTSETDIKQMGVHLGAGHISAATYFQSVDTPTNRQCIAQYRELFGQHQVTDRCWEAAYFQVHLLAKAIVRAGSTEVEDVLQAMRGLEFEAPQGRIRVDANNHHTYLFSRIGRANVEGQFDILYESQGALKPDPYAIAPNFNEWSGSVGRRP, from the coding sequence ATGGTTGACCAGTCGATCCGCATAGGCGGTCTGTTTTCCGATACCGGTGTCACGGCGGCTGCCGAGGGCTCGACGATGCGCGGCGCGCAGTTCGCAATTGCACAGATCAATGCGGCAGGCGGAGTCGATGGTCGCCCGCTGCAGTTGATCACCCGCAACCCCGATTCAACGCCTGCGCTGTACGCCATGCACATCGAAGCGCTTATCCGCGAAGAACACCTGCGGTTTTTCTTTGGTTGCTACACCTCGGCGGCTCGTAAGGCGGCATTGCCGATTGTTGAGCGTTACGACGCGCTGTTGCTGTACCCGGTGTATTACGAAGGTTTCGAGTATTCGCGCAATATCATCTACACCGGTGCTACACCGAATCACAATGCGTTACCGCTGGGCAATTACATGCTCGACAACTTCGGCAATCGCGTGTTGATGATCGGTTCCGAATACGTCTACCCGTACGAAACCAATCGCTTGATGAGCGACCTGTTGTACGAGCGTGGCGGCACCAAGCTGGGCGAGTATTACCTGCCGCTGAAAAACGCACGTCCCGAAGATTTTGCCAAGTTGATGGTCAAGGCCAAGGAGCTCAAACCCTCGTTTATTTTCTCGACGGTCGTTGGCGAAACCATGGGGCATTTGTACCAGGCCTACGCCGACGCAGGCTTTGACCCGGCAGTGATGCCGATTGCGAGCCTGACGACCAGCGAAACCGACATCAAGCAAATGGGGGTTCATCTGGGCGCAGGGCATATTTCGGCGGCTACGTATTTTCAGTCGGTGGACACGCCGACCAACCGCCAATGCATCGCCCAATACCGCGAGTTGTTTGGTCAACACCAGGTCACCGACCGTTGCTGGGAGGCGGCGTACTTTCAGGTGCACTTGCTGGCCAAGGCGATCGTCAGAGCGGGCAGCACTGAAGTGGAGGATGTGCTGCAGGCCATGCGCGGGCTGGAATTCGAAGCGCCACAAGGACGCATCCGGGTTGATGCCAACAATCACCATACCTACCTGTTTTCGCGGATCGGCCGGGCCAATGTCGAGGGCCAGTTCGACATCCTTTACGAGAGCCAGGGTGCACTCAAGCCTGACCCTTATGCCATTGCACCCAATTTCAATGAATGGTCCGGTTCGGTGGGGAGACGTCCATGA